A stretch of the Veillonella parvula DSM 2008 genome encodes the following:
- a CDS encoding ABC transporter ATP-binding protein, which translates to MIELRNVVVAYESRVILDSVNLTINDGETLVILGGSGSGKSTLLRLLIGLQRPTSGQIIVDGTDITTLSEDEFNTVRRKMGMVFQYSALFDSMSVGENVAFGLRQHTKLKDDEIKRIVAERLDWVGLKGYESYMPNELSGGMKKRVSLARAIALDPSLILYDEPSSGLDPITSGTISMLIKGMQNRLGCTSIVVTHDMQSAFYVADRIALLDQGHFVEISDTIEFKNSTNKKVQQFIHGEAEPINESAMGDI; encoded by the coding sequence ATGATTGAGCTACGCAATGTTGTAGTTGCCTATGAGTCACGTGTGATTTTAGACTCTGTTAATCTCACTATTAATGATGGGGAGACATTAGTTATATTAGGCGGCAGTGGTAGTGGTAAAAGTACACTGCTTCGCTTATTAATAGGTTTACAACGTCCTACATCAGGGCAGATTATCGTAGATGGCACAGATATAACTACATTATCTGAAGATGAATTTAATACAGTACGAAGAAAAATGGGGATGGTATTCCAATATTCAGCTTTGTTTGATTCTATGTCGGTAGGTGAGAACGTAGCTTTTGGTTTGCGTCAACATACGAAGTTAAAGGATGACGAAATCAAACGCATTGTGGCAGAAAGACTTGATTGGGTTGGTTTAAAGGGATATGAGTCATATATGCCTAATGAGTTATCTGGTGGTATGAAAAAGCGGGTTAGCTTAGCTCGTGCTATAGCACTAGATCCGAGTTTAATTCTTTATGATGAACCTTCATCAGGGTTAGATCCTATTACATCAGGTACGATTAGTATGCTAATTAAGGGGATGCAGAATCGGCTCGGTTGTACTTCTATCGTGGTAACACATGATATGCAGTCAGCATTTTATGTTGCTGACCGCATAGCTTTACTCGATCAGGGGCATTTTGTAGAAATTTCTGATACAATAGAATTTAAGAATTCTACAAATAAGAAGGTACAACAATTTATTCATGGTGAAGCAGAGCCGATTAACGAATCTGCGATGGGAGATATATAA